CTGATGCTGTTAAAAGTGATGCAATTTCTGAGCTAACTTTCAATCCAAACCCTTTTATTATTCCAGATAATGACAGGGTAACAATTCAAGGATTACCAAGCTTAGCAATTGTTAAAATCTTAACTTTATCAGGAGGGCTAATAAAAGAGTTTGTTTCGCCTGGTGGTTCTGTTGCTTCTTGGGATGGTAAAAATAGTAATGGAGTTTATGTTAAAACTGGAATTTATATTGTTGTAGGCTCTTCAATTTCGGGAGATGAAACAATTTTGGGTAAATTAACCGTTATTTCTAAATAGTATATTTGGTTTCAATTTTAAATAATGTAATTATTGAAATACAGCTTTATAACTGTATTTTTTTTTATTATAAATTTTTAAAACTCATAGTAAAATTAAATTGCTAAAAATATTGAATAAGTTTGATAAAATAATTATTAAAAAAAAATTGTTGCTTAATTGCTTAATTTTGTCGCTTTAAAAATTATATTCTTCTTTTAAATTAATCATATACCTTTTTTTATGAAAAAAGTTACTCTTTTTATGGCTTTTACTATGTTATTAATAAACATTTTAAGTGCTCAAAATTATCAATCTATCGTTGGGGATCCGCTTAAATTAAGGATTTATAAGCTAAAAAATGGTTTAACAGTTATGTTGTCTGTTAACAAAAAAGAGCCAAGAATTCAGACATTTATTACTACAAATGCTGGTAGTAAAAATGACCCTTCAACTCATACTGGTTTAGCTCATTATTTAGAACATATGTGCTTTAAAGGTACTGATAAATATGGTACAAAAGATTGGAGTAAAGAAAAACCATTGTTAGACCAAATATTTTCACTTTATGAAAAGTATGGAGCTACCACAAACCCTGATGAAAGAAAACTGATATATAAACTAATCGATTCTGTTTCAAATGAAGCGTCTAAATATGCAATTGCTAGCGAATATGATAAAATGGTTGGGTTTATAGGTGCTCAAGGAACAAATGCTTTTACTTCAGTTGAGCAAACAAGCTATGTGAATGATATTCCATCTAACCAATTAGAAACTTGGCTTAATATCGAAGCAGAAAGATGGAGAAACCCTGTATTGAGATTATTCCATACAGAGCTTGAAGCTGTGTATGAAGAAAAAAATATTGGAATGGATAATGATGATAGAAAAAAATATGAAGCTTTTGGTGCTGCAATGTATAAAAATCATCCTTATGGAACTCAAACTACCATTGGTACAATTGAACATTTAAAAAAACCATCTCTAAATGAAATTGTTAAATTTTACAAAACTTACTATGTTCCTAATAATATGGCTGTTATTTTAGTTGGAGACTTTGATCCAGATAAAGCATTTAAACTTATTGAGGCTAAGTTTAGTTACATGCAACCTAAACCAATTCCTGTTTTCTCTTTTAAACCAGAAATACCAAGAACTTCACCTGAAGTAATTGAAATCTCAGGACAAACACCTGCTAATTTAATGATGGGTTGGAGAAGTTCAGGAGCTGGGACTAAGGATGTGGACTTACTTACATTAACAGATTTATTATTAGCTTATAAAGGAGCTGGATTCCTTGATCTGAATATTACTAAAGCTCAAAAAGCACAATCAGCGGGGAGTAGCCCTAACATTAGTAAGGACTATTCTGTTCATGTTTTTACAGGCACTCCTAAAGGAGGTCAGAAACTTGAAGATTTAAAAGATTTAATTTTAGAACAAATAGATAAAGTTAAAAAAGGAGAATTTGATGAAGAATATTTGAAAGCTACTTTGAAAAATTTAAATGTCGATAAATTAAAACAATATGAAACAAATGCTGGAAGAGCGTACGAGATATTAGATTGCTTTACAATGGGTACTCCTTGGGAAGGGAATGTAAATTTAATTTCTAGATTATCAAAGTTTACTAAAAAAGATGTTGTAGATTTTGCAAATAGATTCTATACAAATGATTACGTTATACTATATAAAAGGCAAGGTGCTGATCAAAACGTTCAGAAAGTTGAAAAACCTGCAATAACAGCTATATCAGTTAACAGAGAAGATGTTTCACCTTTTACTAAATCAATACTAGAAACAAATTCTCCTGCTTTAAAACCATTATTTGTTGATTATAAAAAGGATATTAATTTCAGTAAATTAAAAAATGGTACTTCTTTATTATATTTAAATAATTCAGATAATAAATTATTCTCTTTGTATTATCTATTTGAAATGGGAAGAAGAAATATAAAGGAACTTCCAATTGCATTAGACTATCTTAAATATTTAGGAACAGATAAGTATACAGCTGATCAATTAGCAAAAGAGTTTTTCAAACTAGGTTGTGAATTTGGTATTTCAGCCACTGAAGATCAAGTATATGTTTCATTAAATGGATTACAAGAGAATTTTTCTGATGCCTTAAAATTGTTTGAAAATTTTTTAGCAAATGCTAAACCAGATCAAAAAGCGTTAGATCAATTAATAGCTCAAACTTTAAAAAATAGACTTGATGCAAAAAAGAGTAAACAAGCAATTGGTAGTGCACTAGTTTCATATGCAATTTACGGACCTAAAAATCCAACCACAGACAGACTTTCAGAGGCACAATTGAAAGGATTAAAGGCAGAGAATATGGTCGCTTTAATTAAATCTATATGTGATTTTAAGCATGAAGTAATGTACTATGGTCCATCTTCTTTAAAAGATATTTCTAAAGATTTAAATGCAAATCATAAATTAGTTATTGCTCCAAAAGATTATCCTGTCCAAATAAAATATGATAGACTAGATATGAATTCAAATTCAGTTTACTTAGCAAATTATGATAAAATGGTTCAAGCAGAAATTAATTGGATTAGAAAAGGAAGAGTCTTTGATCCAAAAAATTATACTGTACAAGAGTTGTTCAATCAATATTTTGGAGGAGATATGTCTTCAGTAGTTTTTCAAACAATTAGAGAATCAAAAGCACTTGCATATTCAACTTGGTCAGGTTATTCAAACCCATCAAAAAAAGGTGAGTATTGTTATGTAAGAGCTTATGTTGGCACACAAGCTGATAAATTACCTGAGGCAATTATTGGAATGAATGAATTGTTAAATATTTTACCTAAAAGTGAGCAAGGAATTGAACAAGCTAAAATGGGTATAAAGAATTCTATTGAAACTAATAGAACAACCAAAACAGATATTTTCTTTAGTTATTTAGCTGATAGAAAATTAGGACTAGATTATGATTTGAAAAAGGATGTTTATAATAATATAGATAAATTAAATTTTGAAGATGTTGCAAACTTCCATAAAGAAGAGTTTGCTTCCAAAACATATTCAATGTGTGTTGTTGGCGATAAAACAAAATTAAATTTAGATGCTTTAAAAAAACAGGGAAATCTTAAAGAAGTGAGTTTAGAGGAGTTGTTCGGTTATTAAGATTTAAAAAACATTTATACGTTAATTTAAAATCCTGTTTGAAATTATTTCAAACAGGATTATTATTTTATATTTATTATATAATTATTATAAAAAATATGGAGCAGTTTAAATTATCTCAGAATTATATTGATCATTTCAATAAGTTAGGTGTTGATATTAAAAATAGAATTTTAGAGTTTAAAAAAGTTCCAAAAGAAGAGTATTTTTATGAATTATGTTATTGCATTTTAACTCCACAAACTAAAGCGGTAAATGCTGAATTAGCTATTTACAAATTGAAAAATAATGGATTTAAGTATAAAGAGATTGATGTTAATTCAATTCTAAGAGATCCAGAAAATTATATTAGATTTCATAATGTAAAAACAAATCGGCTTTTGATTATAAAAGAAAAATGGAATATAATTGATGAAATTATTAGTTCAAACAAAATAAATGAATTTGATAAAAGGGCTTGGTTAATTGATAATGTATTAGGTATGAGTTGGAAAGAATCATCTCATTTTTTGAGAAATATAGGATTTCATAAACTTTCAATAATTGATAGACATATTTTAAAACATCTTTTAAATTGTGGGGTTATAAATGAATTACCAAAAAATTTAACTAAAAAAAAATATTTAGAAATAGAGGAAAAGTTTCGGAATTTAGCAAATAATGTAGGGCTTAGTATGCAGGAGCTTGATTTGTTGTTTTGGAGTTACGAGGAAGGGAGTGTTAGAAAATAATTTATAGGGAACTACTTTTTCATAAAATTTAATACAAAATATCGTAAATCCAATAAATTTACTCTATTATCACATAAGTACCTATTGGAACTAAATTAAAGAGTTCTATAGCATCATCATTAAACATTCTAATACATCCATAACTTACAGGCGTTCCAAGCATTAACTCATTATTAGTACCATGAATATAAATGCACCTTGCTTTTGAATCTACTAATTTACCATTCATATCCCTACCTTTATTAATACCATCTTCAAGACCATCAATAATAAAAACTCTAGTTAAAACATAATCATGTAATTTACTTAATAAGCCTGCACTATCTTTAACAATTGGTGCAATTCTTCCGGTGTTTCTTCTTGATTTAAAAATAGAACCAAATTCTGCACCATCTCCAATTTTATCTACAATTTTATGAATGCCTAATGGCGTTTGATTTGTTCCCATTTTTGCACCATATTCCGAACCAGTTTTTCCAGTACTAACTCTAAATGCCTTTACAATGGAATTATTCCTACTTACAAACATATTTTGTTCTTCAACATTGATATAAATTAATAGGTCTAACCTAGAGTTAAATCCACTTAATTCTGCAATAATACTAGCTTCTAAAAACTTTTTACCTGCATCTGCGAAACGCATTATAACATCATTTTCAACTTTGTATCCTAAAATCTTTGCATAATTAAACTTATTAATTGATTCACTGAAATCACCCTTTGCAGATAATGCTCTACCCCAACAATAAAAGAGGTAATCATATTTTGGATACAACAAAAATGCATTTTTGTAAACCTCTAAAGCAGAATCTAAATATTTGGATTTACCAAAATCTTTTGACTCTAAATCCATTTGTTCATAAATATTTCCAATTGACATGATCAAATAAATGTTATCAACATTTAAGTTGTAAGCTGACCAAAGGTAAGTTAATGATGAATCATAATTTTTCAAACCTGCAAATGCTAAACCTTTCCCCCAAAGCAAATCAACATTAGAATTCTTGCTATTAAAACCCATATTAAATTGTATTAACGCTTCGGTGAACAAAGTATCTTTGCAAAAATTCCAACCGTTTTGGATATATGGATGAGAATATTGTTGAGGAAAATCTAATTTAATTTTTGATATAAAATGAACAAATTGATTTAATGAAATTTCAGATGGTCTTGACCCAATCTTCCATTCAATTCTTGAATTATTATCTTGTGAATAGATAGACTTACTAAGTGCTAAAAAAAAATATATTGTTAAATAAATTATCTTCACTAATTTTCAATTATAATTTCAAGTTCGATTAAATATTCAAACATAAATGTAATTTTATCATTGTTCAACAAACATACAATAGTTAGGTTTATTAAAAAAATAAATATAACTTCTTAGTTAATAAATTTACTAATTAAATAAAAAAACTCCTGTTTGAATTAACAGGAGTTTTAAACTATAATCTAGATTTTAAATGTTATTTGCCACGCTCTCCTGGAACGGTTGGTCTTCCAAGAACCTCTTCTCCATCATTCATTCCATCACCATCAGTATCAGGACGTAAAGGGTCAGTTGGGCACCCTCTACTTAATAGTTCCTGTCCATCAGTCAATCCGTCACCATCAGTATCAGGGTTTAGGGGATTAGAGCGATATCTTAGAACTTCCAAACCATCTGGAACACCATCACCATCAGTATCTGGATTTCTTGGATCAGTACCTGTTACTCTCATTTCTGCTACATCTGTAAGTCCATCTCCATCAGTATCAGCGTCAGCAGAAAACAATTTATCACCAATCTCATATAAAGTGTAAGTGTCAGTAAAAGGAGGTGCAAATTTGATACCTAAGAAAAACTCTGGTTGATTAATACCTTCTCGAGTACCAGAACCATCAGATTTTTTTGGAAATAAATGTTCAAGATATTTTGCTCCAGCCTCAAAATCAAAATCTCGCAATCCTCTATATAAAATACCAGCATTTAAATCTTCACCTGCAACATCAATTTGTCCAATAAAGTCATTATATCTATATCTAATTGCTGCCATTGGGTTAATACCAAACTTTTTTAAATCAGTTGAATCAGTCTCAACTTTTACAAAATTTAAAAATTTTGAAATTGGACCCGAACCAGCATACTTACCAGTACCTAAACCAACTAGTGCACTAAATCCATTTCTATCAGTATAATATACTTTTTCAGGTTCCATAATACCAACTGGCATTGGTCCTCGAACATAAGTATTAGTATCGTATGGTGGTGTACGATAATTATTTGTATCTACAACGCCTCTGCCCATATAATTAGTATCAGCTTTTGATAGCATATTAACCCAATTATCAAAACTACCTAGGGTATTATTTTTTTGATCTAACATATCTAAAGAATCTGCAACAACTGGATATGCTTTTCGTAATAAATCTGCTTTCTCTTGATCAGTCATATCACTACCAAACCAATAAGATACCATTAAAGAGAAAGAGTTACGTGGGTCATAAATACTATTATCTGGTTGAAGAATTTTACGAGGATCATAATCATCATTTTGAGTAAAAATATTCTCCCAACCTAAAGTACCACCCCACCTTGAACCATCTCCACCAAAAACACTATCTATAACTGGATTCCAAAAAATGAATGGAGATAAACCTTTAGTGAAAGAGCTAACTCTTAAACCAGCTCT
Above is a window of Chlorobiota bacterium DNA encoding:
- a CDS encoding DNA lyase, with the protein product MEQFKLSQNYIDHFNKLGVDIKNRILEFKKVPKEEYFYELCYCILTPQTKAVNAELAIYKLKNNGFKYKEIDVNSILRDPENYIRFHNVKTNRLLIIKEKWNIIDEIISSNKINEFDKRAWLIDNVLGMSWKESSHFLRNIGFHKLSIIDRHILKHLLNCGVINELPKNLTKKKYLEIEEKFRNLANNVGLSMQELDLLFWSYEEGSVRK
- a CDS encoding insulinase family protein; the protein is MKKVTLFMAFTMLLINILSAQNYQSIVGDPLKLRIYKLKNGLTVMLSVNKKEPRIQTFITTNAGSKNDPSTHTGLAHYLEHMCFKGTDKYGTKDWSKEKPLLDQIFSLYEKYGATTNPDERKLIYKLIDSVSNEASKYAIASEYDKMVGFIGAQGTNAFTSVEQTSYVNDIPSNQLETWLNIEAERWRNPVLRLFHTELEAVYEEKNIGMDNDDRKKYEAFGAAMYKNHPYGTQTTIGTIEHLKKPSLNEIVKFYKTYYVPNNMAVILVGDFDPDKAFKLIEAKFSYMQPKPIPVFSFKPEIPRTSPEVIEISGQTPANLMMGWRSSGAGTKDVDLLTLTDLLLAYKGAGFLDLNITKAQKAQSAGSSPNISKDYSVHVFTGTPKGGQKLEDLKDLILEQIDKVKKGEFDEEYLKATLKNLNVDKLKQYETNAGRAYEILDCFTMGTPWEGNVNLISRLSKFTKKDVVDFANRFYTNDYVILYKRQGADQNVQKVEKPAITAISVNREDVSPFTKSILETNSPALKPLFVDYKKDINFSKLKNGTSLLYLNNSDNKLFSLYYLFEMGRRNIKELPIALDYLKYLGTDKYTADQLAKEFFKLGCEFGISATEDQVYVSLNGLQENFSDALKLFENFLANAKPDQKALDQLIAQTLKNRLDAKKSKQAIGSALVSYAIYGPKNPTTDRLSEAQLKGLKAENMVALIKSICDFKHEVMYYGPSSLKDISKDLNANHKLVIAPKDYPVQIKYDRLDMNSNSVYLANYDKMVQAEINWIRKGRVFDPKNYTVQELFNQYFGGDMSSVVFQTIRESKALAYSTWSGYSNPSKKGEYCYVRAYVGTQADKLPEAIIGMNELLNILPKSEQGIEQAKMGIKNSIETNRTTKTDIFFSYLADRKLGLDYDLKKDVYNNIDKLNFEDVANFHKEEFASKTYSMCVVGDKTKLNLDALKKQGNLKEVSLEELFGY
- a CDS encoding L,D-transpeptidase, whose protein sequence is MKIIYLTIYFFLALSKSIYSQDNNSRIEWKIGSRPSEISLNQFVHFISKIKLDFPQQYSHPYIQNGWNFCKDTLFTEALIQFNMGFNSKNSNVDLLWGKGLAFAGLKNYDSSLTYLWSAYNLNVDNIYLIMSIGNIYEQMDLESKDFGKSKYLDSALEVYKNAFLLYPKYDYLFYCWGRALSAKGDFSESINKFNYAKILGYKVENDVIMRFADAGKKFLEASIIAELSGFNSRLDLLIYINVEEQNMFVSRNNSIVKAFRVSTGKTGSEYGAKMGTNQTPLGIHKIVDKIGDGAEFGSIFKSRRNTGRIAPIVKDSAGLLSKLHDYVLTRVFIIDGLEDGINKGRDMNGKLVDSKARCIYIHGTNNELMLGTPVSYGCIRMFNDDAIELFNLVPIGTYVIIE